GTATTAATTGTGCCACCAGAAATGAAAAATAATTTTGAATTAGAAATTCAAAAAATAATATCTAATTTTACCGATCAAAAATATATATCCAACATTGATAATAATGTAAATTATAAAAATTATGTCAATAACTGGATTGTTTTAGAACAAGGTTTTGATTTATCAACAATTCGCTTTCATATAGATGGAAAGCCTTACCTTGATTCAAATGGAAATATTTCTCTTGTTTCTGCAGGACATGGAGAGCTTATTCACCTTTTTAATGATATCGCAGATAGCTTTCCGGAAGCTGAATGTTTGCACATCAGAAATATTGATAATATTATTGGAACACAAGAAACGCAGCAAGATGCATTGCTAAATTTAAGTAAAGTATTTAAAGTAGTGCGCCAGTGTCTAGAATATTTGCGGTTACAGATCCAAATCATAGTAGAAAATAAAAATAATCTCCATAAAGCTAAAATTAGTGACATTGAAGTTTTTAATATTCTGCTTTATTTTTCTAAGCTTATAAATAATAATTCTTTACATAAAGAATTATTAAATTGTTATCAACAAGAACAATCTATTTCATTTTTGTTAATTATAAAAACTCTTGGACAACTATTTCATTGGCCATTAGATGAATTTCAAAATTATAATATAACAACATGGATACAACTTTTAGATAAATTAGAAAATCCTTTATCCGTTTTTGGCGTTGTTCAAAAAGAAAAAAATGATACAGGAGGCGGTCCCGTTTTTGTAAAGTTACAAGACAACTCAAATATTAAATTATGTCTAGAAATGCCTCATGCCTCAGAAAATGATTGTAAAAATTATTTTGGTGACAATGGTAAAGTCACTCACTTTAATCCTGTATTGGTATTTTTTGAGTTAAGAACTCATGATATTTCTAAAAATGAAAAAGAAAAAATAGGAAAAAAAGTTAATTATGCAAAACTTTTTGACGAACGTTTTTGGTTATTAACACAAAGGGAACACATGGGGAATCCAGTGTGTTACCATGAAACTGTGTTGTATGAACTTATTGGAAACTCTGCAGTAACAAATTTATTGTTTATTGAAGTTCCTCGTTCTCTTTTTCATCCACACAAATCTTATGCAGACACCATAGGTAAAAGTAGGCACTCTTATGGATTTGACGAAATTATTTCTTAAATCAAAACATGGAATTATTGATGCACAATTACAAACAAAGCAAGTAGCTCTTACCTTATTTTCTGCTCTTAAATCTCAACTCGAACAAGATTTAAAATATTTAACATTGCAAAAAGATCTTGATGATGATCTTTTTTTTAGTAAAGTTCAAATATTATTTGGCCAGTATTCAGACGAATCTAAAAATAAAACAAATACAACACACAAAGACAAACGTTATTTATTTATATATATCCCAGGAAATGCTGGATTTTTAATTGAACCAAATACAACTTTTGATACTTTAAATATGTACAGAGCAACCCGTGTTTATCAACATTTAGGAAGCACTAAAGAAGACAATGCTTTAACCCCCTATTTTGTGCTTAAAAGTGATATTATTGGGGAATTTAAAATACTGGATGAAAACTATGTGAGAGTTTCTGACAATCAAAAAACGTTATCTGTAGCACAAATGAGCGAAATGCTAATACTTTTATCGGACTCTATGAAATAACACCTTTGAAGTTTCACTATACTTAACACCAATAATAATAGAAATTAAAACACAAAATATCCCTAAAAAAGTATTTAATCCAAAAGGCTCGTTAAGTAAAAGTATTGCAAATACTGCAGCGCTAATAGGAACAACTCCTGTTAGTAATGCAGCAGTACTAGTGTCAATTTTAGCGATCCCTTTATTATAAAATACGTAAAACAAAGCCCCGCTAAATAATCCAATCAAAAAACTAAATACCCAAATATTAGCCTCTAAAGTAAAGATATTAAAACCATTACAACAATAATAAATAAAAAAAGGCAAACACACTATTGCATTGAATAAGTTTATGAGCAATCCAGAAACTAACGGACACACTTTGATATTGATCATTTTTGCAAATACAGTAAATAATGCTTCAGGTATCATAGCAATAAAAACAATAATATTCCCAATCACCATACTTGATGAACCTAAAACATGAAGTGATAACTCACCATTAAGATGTATTTTATTAATATTTAAAAACATAACACCGATAAAAACTAAAACAATTGAAGCCAGATGCACTCTTTTTAATGGGTATTTTAAAATAAAAAAAGAAAATATTGCTATCAATGTAGGAAGAGAACTCCCAATAATACCGACAGATGTTGCTGTTGTTTTGTCAAGACCTAAAATATAAATTAAATTAAAAATCACCCCACCAGATAAAGCCATTAATAAATAAACTATCCAGTCTTTTTTAGAAAATCTTTCTTTAGTTAAATAAAAAGCAAAATTTCTTTTAACAATGTAAGTAACAAAAAACAAAATTAAAATTCCAAATAAATAACGAATTTCAAGCAAAACCAGAATAGGCACCTTACCGACTATAAATTTATTTAAGACAACGTTAATGCCAACAAATAAGTTGGCAAGCAGCATCTCAAAAACACCTATTAAATAATTTTTACTCAAATGCACGTTCACAATTCACCTTTTTCGATAAATTTGTCATTATTTCTTATACAAGAAATTTTAAAAAATCAATAGAAGGCTTTGACGTGACATTTTTTCTAACAAAGTTAAAAGCATCGATTTCTTGCCAATAATCTTCTTTTTGAGCGATAAATCTTCGGTAAGCTGAAACGGCTTTCATACCAGCTGTCTCATTGAGAGAAAGCAGCACATCTTCTGCATAGTCAAGCAGAGCATGAGAAATTTCGAGATTGTTGATGTCGGATTTTTTTATATTATTCAAATCAATATGAAATTTTTTTAAAATTTTCCAGGTATTTCTTCTGGTTTTATTGTTTTTTAATAATGCATAAAAAAAAGCGACGGGAGCTAAAGAATGCTCAAAAGGCTGCGCATCAATATGACGAATTTCTAAAAAATCACGCAAACGGAGATCGGGAAATAAAGTTGCCAAATGATTTTCCCAACTTTCAATTGTTGGCCTTGTCCCTTTATACCCATTCTTAAACCATTGCTCAAAAGTTAACTCCTGGTACAATGGCTGCTCGTGAATTGGTAAACCCTCAATAAAAAAGACATACGCTTTTTTGGCCCACTGTGCATACGCACATTCTATATTTTCTGCAAACAATAACTGAGCGGGTATTCTTGAACGAGAGGGATCCATTTTTTTCCATATTTCTTGGCGTTCCGAATAAGTCGTTATTTTTTTATTTTTGAAAAATTTTGAATTTGCAAAAAGATGTCTAGTCAGAGGAATCAGAATTAAGGTTAAATTCACGGCATCTTGCCAGTTTTTATCACCAAAAATGTCTAAATTTGCTTGAACTGTTGCTGTATGCCGCATCATGTCTATACCGCGTAATTGCGGTGCAGACTGAAAATAACGCGTCATAATTTGATAACGTTCTTTTGGCAATAATAAAGGGTGATCATCTAAAGCGATTGGATTTGTGCCATGCGATAAAAAAACCAAATTTCCATCTGAAGCAGTTTCAATAATTTTTAATCCATGAACAACATTTGTCACCAAATCAGAAATTTTTTCGAACGGAGCCGATGAAAATTCTAACTGCCCACCTGGTTCAACGCTCACATTTCCTCCCTCTTTAAAAAAAATATCTGTAATTAAGGAGGAGGATTCGTCGTATTTAATTTTTAAAGGATTAGACACTTCTGCAATACGTTTTAAAAAGGCTTGGATCTCAATTTTTGAAGAGGAGGTACCAATTGGAGATAAAGTTTGCGTGTCATAGGCATGCATTTCCATTTCTATGCCTATTTTTTCTGTATCTTTTCGAGTGCTTTTAATACTTTGAACCCAAACTCGAGAACACAATTTATCATCTAACTGAGTAAAATTAACCATTAAAAAAAGCTCCGCATTAAAAAACAAAAAGATAACCTATTTTTTTTGTACAATAGGATCAAGTTGCAGAGCAAAATCAGAAACGCCTTCAGTCCGCAGTGCATCCATAACTGTTACAACTGAGTTATATTCCGCACTTTTATCAGCACTAATCATTGCTACAATTTTTTGTTTTAACAGAATTGCATTTTTTGCTATTTCTTTTAATTGTTCTATGGCAACAATTTTTCCATCCAGCATAATGCTTCCATTTTTATCGATAGAGATATTAAAAGTTTTTTGATTTTCTAACTTTTCTGCAGAAGCTGCTTTAGGAAGTTCGAGTTTCATGCCTTTATTCACTAAAAAATGCGCTGTTACCATAAAAATAACAAGCAACACCAAAACCACATCAACAAATGGAGTGATATTGATGTCAACAATTGGCTCATCATCGCCACCAATTTTATTGCTACCAGCCATAAACAAACACCTCAACTTTATTTTTTATTAGAACCTAAGTGGGTCATGATAATCCGAGACGTTGCATCACTGTTTGCTATTTTCTTTTTTATAGAGCGATTAAAAAAATTGTAAGAAACAACAGCTGGTATTGCCACCAAAATTCCAAGGGCAGTTGCCACCAATGCCTCAGAAATTGAAGACATAATAACCTCGGGGCCGGGATTTGCTGCGGTAGCAAGTGCATGAAATGCTTCTATAATTCCAATTATTGTACCAAATAATCCAATAAATGGTGTATTGCTGCCTAATGTTCCTAAAACAACCGTCCCTTTTTCTAACTTAGTTTTGGCTGCAATCATTGTGGCGTTCATGGACTCTTCTGCGGCTTTCATACTATCTTTAGCACGCATTAATCCAATAGCAGCAACATTTGCTTCAAGCATTTTGTGTCCAGAACACCATGCTGACGTTTGCTCAATAGGCTCAGAAGAATTTAGCCGTTCTGTCAGATTTTTAATAAACTCTCCAAAATCTCCTCGAGTTTTTTGCAATGCAATAATGCGATCAATAATAATAGCTAGATTTAATATGCTACACA
This region of Spirobacillus cienkowskii genomic DNA includes:
- a CDS encoding DUF4301 family protein, with translation MEFRNEIIPQDIFQNFMNVTPKHLHNQKLNFQRISIHHSRILYAINNNIQTTIPISDACTIENGGIISNAVFNEITNNTDLNFVKSTCLKQWIRNSLVTCIPAAGAAARFFCDLQKLINSIEETVPELKKLINKNEIIINEKRRNQIIDYLNNFILSSFLEKTMNSKLYKNNNTIFDTVNFIKSQLFNKNTIIKSQHINNILVTYTISNFILENYQNIPKALLPATNENDTFLKLKIIEQFHLFHSLGNVLIVPPEMKNNFELEIQKIISNFTDQKYISNIDNNVNYKNYVNNWIVLEQGFDLSTIRFHIDGKPYLDSNGNISLVSAGHGELIHLFNDIADSFPEAECLHIRNIDNIIGTQETQQDALLNLSKVFKVVRQCLEYLRLQIQIIVENKNNLHKAKISDIEVFNILLYFSKLINNNSLHKELLNCYQQEQSISFLLIIKTLGQLFHWPLDEFQNYNITTWIQLLDKLENPLSVFGVVQKEKNDTGGGPVFVKLQDNSNIKLCLEMPHASENDCKNYFGDNGKVTHFNPVLVFFELRTHDISKNEKEKIGKKVNYAKLFDERFWLLTQREHMGNPVCYHETVLYELIGNSAVTNLLFIEVPRSLFHPHKSYADTIGKSRHSYGFDEIIS
- a CDS encoding DMT family transporter; translated protein: MHLSKNYLIGVFEMLLANLFVGINVVLNKFIVGKVPILVLLEIRYLFGILILFFVTYIVKRNFAFYLTKERFSKKDWIVYLLMALSGGVIFNLIYILGLDKTTATSVGIIGSSLPTLIAIFSFFILKYPLKRVHLASIVLVFIGVMFLNINKIHLNGELSLHVLGSSSMVIGNIIVFIAMIPEALFTVFAKMINIKVCPLVSGLLINLFNAIVCLPFFIYYCCNGFNIFTLEANIWVFSFLIGLFSGALFYVFYNKGIAKIDTSTAALLTGVVPISAAVFAILLLNEPFGLNTFLGIFCVLISIIIGVKYSETSKVLFHRVR
- a CDS encoding glutamate-cysteine ligase family protein, giving the protein MVNFTQLDDKLCSRVWVQSIKSTRKDTEKIGIEMEMHAYDTQTLSPIGTSSSKIEIQAFLKRIAEVSNPLKIKYDESSSLITDIFFKEGGNVSVEPGGQLEFSSAPFEKISDLVTNVVHGLKIIETASDGNLVFLSHGTNPIALDDHPLLLPKERYQIMTRYFQSAPQLRGIDMMRHTATVQANLDIFGDKNWQDAVNLTLILIPLTRHLFANSKFFKNKKITTYSERQEIWKKMDPSRSRIPAQLLFAENIECAYAQWAKKAYVFFIEGLPIHEQPLYQELTFEQWFKNGYKGTRPTIESWENHLATLFPDLRLRDFLEIRHIDAQPFEHSLAPVAFFYALLKNNKTRRNTWKILKKFHIDLNNIKKSDINNLEISHALLDYAEDVLLSLNETAGMKAVSAYRRFIAQKEDYWQEIDAFNFVRKNVTSKPSIDFLKFLV
- a CDS encoding biopolymer transporter ExbD, producing MAGSNKIGGDDEPIVDINITPFVDVVLVLLVIFMVTAHFLVNKGMKLELPKAASAEKLENQKTFNISIDKNGSIMLDGKIVAIEQLKEIAKNAILLKQKIVAMISADKSAEYNSVVTVMDALRTEGVSDFALQLDPIVQKK
- a CDS encoding MotA/TolQ/ExbB proton channel family protein — encoded protein: MNVTQEFLKIALATGAQWVMYLLILCSILNLAIIIDRIIALQKTRGDFGEFIKNLTERLNSSEPIEQTSAWCSGHKMLEANVAAIGLMRAKDSMKAAEESMNATMIAAKTKLEKGTVVLGTLGSNTPFIGLFGTIIGIIEAFHALATAANPGPEVIMSSISEALVATALGILVAIPAVVSYNFFNRSIKKKIANSDATSRIIMTHLGSNKK